One Candidatus Bipolaricaulota bacterium genomic window carries:
- a CDS encoding hydrogenase maturation nickel metallochaperone HypA translates to MHEYAVVSELIAGLLPQLEPHPGRVEVVYLKKGEMRVLSEWAVKSAFEILTKGTRLEGARLEIEPVEWAVKSAFEILTKGTRLEGARLEIEPVEARIRCPRCGYTGKPDYLDDPEFHFIVPVITCPQCGAEVEVVSGRELYIDRVTVESPAPTQNGA, encoded by the coding sequence ATGCACGAATACGCAGTGGTGAGCGAGCTCATCGCTGGGCTCCTCCCCCAGCTCGAACCCCATCCCGGCCGGGTGGAAGTCGTCTACCTGAAGAAGGGGGAGATGCGCGTCCTGTCGGAGTGGGCGGTGAAGAGCGCGTTCGAGATCCTGACGAAGGGGACGCGACTGGAGGGGGCACGGCTGGAGATCGAGCCGGTGGAGTGGGCGGTGAAGAGCGCGTTCGAGATCCTGACAAAGGGGACGCGACTGGAGGGGGCACGGCTGGAGATCGAGCCGGTGGAGGCGCGAATCCGCTGCCCGCGCTGCGGTTACACCGGAAAACCGGACTACCTCGACGATCCCGAGTTTCACTTCATCGTCCCGGTGATCACCTGTCCCCAGTGCGGGGCCGAGGTCGAGGTGGTCTCCGGGAGAGAGCTGTACATCGATCGGGTGACGGTCGAGTCGCCCGCACCGACGCAGAATGGAGCGTGA